Part of the Tenacibaculum sp. SZ-18 genome, TTCGTCCTTTTTTTAGAGAACTAAACGTTTGATGGTTTGGATTATTTGCCAATCTCATTGTTTCTTGATTGTCGGTTCTTATTTTGTGTTTGCAACGTCTCTGGCTCGTTCAGATAACTTAGCTTACTTTTTACTTTTGAGTAGAACCTCATCGTATTTTTAGCCAATTATCGCTGAACGTTCTGATCCGTTCTTTTTCTAAAAAAAGGCTTATTACAAATCTTAAAATACGCAAACTAAATGCAAGTAAGGCTTGTGACTATTTATCTTTCATTGGCTGTCAATTGTTCTTGTTTATAAACCTTTAGACTTGCATTCTGTCTCGTTTGCTTTCAGTGTAAAATTTTCTAAACGCTCTGAATTTTGGCTAGTGTTCTCCAACATTAGTTAACAGCGTGTATAAAAAATTGCTTCTTTCTCTATAAATCAAAAATTATATTTACTTTTAAACCATGAAAAACGAATGAAAAATTGCTACTAAAATCATCGCAACTTTTCATACACAATTACGTTGTACAACATTTAAAATGACCATCGCAAAAAAAATAATATTCGGAATTTTAATCTTAATCGGACTTTTTATTGGCTGGATTATTATTGGACTTTTTGCAGAAGATTATAAAGAAAAAAAATTTTATAATATTGAAATTCCAAAAAATCTGACTTTTGAAAAACCAATTGAATTTCTAACTAATCAACAATTGGATTCTCTGAAAAAAATCACTGTGAACCAGGAAAAAATTATTGTTATTGGAGATGGATATAGTGGTTACGATTTTTATATGTACCATAAACCAAAAGAAAAAGGAGAAATTTACATAAAAGCGTTTGAATTGACTCAAAACATACAATTATCGGAATGGAAATTAAGCAATCGGACAAATAACAAAATATCGGAATTAAGTAATAATTATAAACTGTACGAGGGAAATACTGTGATTGACGAAGGAACTTTTGAACATTACTATCCTGCTCGATTTGAATTATGGTTTAAATCCGAAAGTTCTGGAACTGAAAAAAAACTGTGTGAAAAAAATTACGTGATTGATGGTTGGGACAGATAAAAAACGTTGTACAACAATGTATAACCGCAATTACGGCGGATTCGACTACGTCCGAATCCACTCGGAATTGCAAGCGTCAGTGCTTAACCGAAAAGCAGTAACTTTAAACCCGTATCTGACGGTTATACAATACCGTTATGTGCAAATTATGAAAATGAAAACCTCAAAAAATTAATGTTCTTTAGCAAAACGATAAGTGACAATTACGACTTTGAAAAGGTCTTAAAAAAAGCAAAGTATTATAGAAAATTATCTTTCTATCAATCTTTTGAATTTAGCTTAAACAAATATGATAGTGAAATTCTAAAATTTGAAAATTTGAAAATTTTAAAAATTCAATTTTCAGATAATATATCTTCTAAGTTACCTGAAAATATTGGAAATTTACAGCATTTAAAAAAATTACATATTCTTAACACTTATTTCAAAGAGTTTCCTAAATGGATTTTTAAACTTAAAAAACTGGAAAACTTAATGTTAAGAGGAAATGAAATTGATACAATTCCACCTGAAATTAAACTCTTGAAACATTTGAAACATTTCAGGTTTGAAAATACTAATCTGAATAATACACCTATTGAAATAAGGGAATTAAAAAAACTTGAAACTCTATCATTTGCTGACAACTTTAAACTAAAAAATTTCAATGAAAGTATAATAAATGGAAACCTTAAAATGTTAGCTTTGACACCAAGTAGTATAGAAAGAAAAGTTATCGATAAATTAAAAAAGGAATATCCTAATTTAAAAATTGGAAAAAGATATTTTAAATAAAACATCTGCACATAACAAAATGTATAGTTAATTGCTTGCGGATTTAATCCTTCGGACTAAATCTCGCAAAACCAAAAGTTCACCACTTTTAATTAACTTTACAGCTAAAAAACGCAAATAACAATACACAAAACGTTGCCATTAATATGAAAAAAATACCGTTAATATTGATAATTCTTACTTTTTTTGGTTGTAATCAAAAAGAGAAAAACCTGAATTTAGCAAAAACGGAAACCAAAACTGAACTGACCGAGAAAAGTGAAACAATTTTTTGGCTTGATACAATTTCAAATGACAAATTCTTGAAAATTTATTCAACACCCGAAAATGATTGGCAAAATCTGACAGCTGAATTTGGAAACGAAAACAAAAAACATAAGATTGACTTAAAAACGGAGGAATATCAAATGCTCGGAATTCCGTTCACAAATCAAATTGAGTGGATTACAGAAAAAAGTTTTGCTTTGATAAACGGTTGCGGAACGAATTGCAGATATGTATTGATTTTTAATACGGAATCGGAAAAACCAATCGTAATGCCAATTGAATATTATCCCGAAATAAAATACGCAGATTACAAGACAGACAATCCGAATTTATATATTGCAGTTGAGCAAAACAATGATAATTCGTTAAGTCTAATAATTATCGAAACTGATAGCCAAAAAACAGAAAAAGTGAATTTGCCAAAAGATTGGAATCGTGGAATTGGTCAAATCTATGGTATTGTTGACAAAATTGAAATCAAGAATTCCAAAATTAACATTGTGCAATACCAAGAAAACGGAATAAAAAAGGAACTGAATAAAATATTAACTCTGAAATAAATACTACTGGCAACAATGGCTATAAGTAATTGCTTGTTCTCGTCTACTTTGGAAATTCCTGCGGAATTTCCAACTCCGTGTGTACTTGCAAAGTTGAGTGCTAACCCACGCAACTACTCATAGCCGAACCGTTAACTATCATTGTCGAGAATTATGTGAAGTTCTCCTTTTGATAAATCAAAGTCAGTTTCAAAATTGTACTTTTCAACAATAATTCCAGCTTCGTCCTTTTTTTAGAGAACTAAACGTTTTATGGTTTGGATCATTTGCCAATCTCATTATTTCTTGATTGTTGGTTCTTGTTTTGTGTTTGAAAAGTCTCTGGCTCGTTCCGATAACTTAGCTTACTTTTTACTTTTGAGTAGAACCTTATCGTCTTTTTAGCCAATTCTCGCTGAACGTTCTGATCCGTTCTTTTTCTAAAAAAAGGCTTTTTACAAATCTTAAAATACGCAAACTAAATGCAAGTAAGGCTTGTAACTATTTATCTTTTATTGGCTGACAATTGTGCTTGTTTGTAAACCTTTAGAGTTGCATTCTGTCTCGTTTGCTTTCAGTATAAAATTTTCAAAACGCTTTGAATTTTGGCTAGTGTTCTCCAACATTAGTTAACAGCGTGTATAAAAAATTGCTGCATTCTCTATAAATCAAAAATTATATTTACTTTTAAATCATGAAAAACGAATGAAAAATTGCTGCTAAAAATCATCGCAACTTTTCATACACAATTACGTTACCTGCAAGCTGAAATGACGAAAAGTTTAAGAATAATATTTCTGATTTTGATATTAAGTTCCTGTAAAACGGAAACAGGAAAAAAATCGGTTGAATCAAAACCCGACATTAAAATAGAAATTGAACAGGAGCAGAAAACGGAATTGACCAATTTTACGATAATGGAAATTGACTCGCTTTTTGACAATGGAATTCTGACTAAAAAATTCTATCCTAATATGTCAGTTTGTGGAGGTGGACTTTACGGATTCTATTACAATGACGAATTGAAATTAATAGACTCTAAATATGGTGCTGAATTAGGCTTTTCGAGCAAAAAAATATATTGGAATGGTAATAAAATTTTAAGAATTAAATATAGAGAATATTTCCCAGAGGATGGAAAATACTTGAAAAAATATCCTCTTGAGAAATATGAATATGACCCAAGTAAAATGACATATTCTGATACTATTTACGAAACTACTTTTATGAATAAATATGAATTTAACAAAATAGCTGATAGCAAAGTAGTTTCAACCATAATAGATTCTTCTCTGATGAAAAGACTGACCGATTGTGGAAAACGAATGAAAACAGAATTAGAGTCTGTAAATGAATAAAAGCCAGCAGGTAACAATGTATAACCGCAATTACGGCGGATTCGACTACGTCCGAATCCACTCGGAATTGCTAAAGCCTGTGCTAAACCGAAAAGTCTGCGTATATTAACCCGTAACTGACGGTTATACGAGACCGTTACCATACATTTAAAAATTGCAATTTGAGATTAATCATTTACATATCAATTTTGACCCTTTTATTGGCTAAGTGTTCAAATCCAAAACGAGATTTAATTATTGTGGAAAATGATTATGAAATTGATTTGAGCGAATTAGATTCTGTTCGTGAAAATCTGAGAGGGTTTTGGATTCTTGAAGATAAGGTAGACTCTAATGAAATAATATGGTTGGAATTTATTGGTAATAGTAATTCTACAAGTTGGGAAACCATTCTATATAACAAGGAACATGAAAAAACTAAAACGCTTCACTACTTCACTTCCGCTCCTTTTATAGAACTAACAAAATTTGAGGGGAAAACTATAATGGAATTTATAAGTTTATCTGGAAATAATACTGTAGAAATTGAAAAATTGACAAAAACAAAGTTGAAAATACATGGAGAAACTTACCTTAAACACAAAGGTTATGATTTTCTAAAAAAACAATAAATTTAAAATTCATAACGTATGGTAACAAAATGTATAATTAATTGCGGCTGAATTTCCTCGGCGGAAATTCAATCTTATTAATTATCTTTCCGCTACAACGGAAAACGACTCGCGTCCTTTTCCCGCAAAAAATCATACACAAATACGTTAACTATCATTGTCGAGAATTATATGAAGTTCTCCTTTTGATAAATCAAAGTCAGTTTCAAAATTGTACTTTTCAACAATAATTCCAGCTTTGCCCTTTTTTTAGAGAACTAAACGTTTTATGGTTTGGCTCATTTGCTAATCTCCTTATTTATTGATTGTCGGTTCTTGTTTTGTGTTTGCAAAGTCTCTGGCTCGTTCCGATAACTAAGCTTACTTTTTACTTTTGAGTAGAACCTCATCGTATTTTTAGCCAATTATCGCTGAACGTTCTGATCCGTTCTTTTTCTAAAAAAAGGCTTCATACAAATCTTAAAATACGCAAACTAAATGCAAGTAAGGCTTTTGACTATTTATCTTTTATTGGCTGACAATTGTGCTTGTTTGTAAACCTTTAGTTTTGCATTCTGTCTCGTTTGCTTTCAGTATAAAATTTTCTAAAGGCTTTGAATTTTGGCTAGTGTTCTCCAACATTAGTTAACAGCGTGTATAAAAAATTGCTTCTTTCTCTATAAATCAAAAATTATATTTACTTTTAAATCATGAAAAACGAATGAAAAATTGCTACTAAAATCATCGCAACTTTTCATACACAATTACGTTGGCAACAATATAACCCAAATCAATGGAAGTACTTTTTCACTTCATATTTCAGTTAATTAAAATAGGAATTCTCGCATCAGTTTATTCGTTTATTTTAATTGGAATTCTATTAATTGTTGGAAAATTTAAACCGAATGATTATCTGAAAAGGGTAAAATCGGAAAAGAAAAAATATTGGTTTTCTTTTGGTTTCTTAATCTCAATCGGGCTTTTCATTTTTTCTTTTACTTATTGGGGAAATCACGGACTTGGAGATGGACCAATGATTCCAATTGGACATTGGGAAACGATTGAAAACACGAATTGGAATGAATACGGATACCTAAAAGGACAAAAGACCAGCGATGGATATGACATTGAAACCACACGATTCAAAGTTGTAAATGATAAGTTGTGTGGTAATTTAGAAAGTTGGTTCTATCAATTTCAGAACTCATATTTTGTGTTAAACTTGAAAACGGACAAAATAGTTGAATTCAAAACCGAATCTGAATTTAATGAGTATGCAGAGAATAATAAACTACCAAAATCAAATGAACTTTTGAGTTTTGAAGAGAATTATAGAAACCGTTGGGGTGGAATAAGATTTTTTCTTCTGCCATAAAATAAAAATACTGTTGCCAACAACACCTAAACTGCATTAAAACGCAGCTTAGCCAAAACGTTGCCCATAATTATGAATAGAATTCTACTATTAATATTATTTATAACTTCTTTTATTAGTTTTTCACAAGACTTAGTTGACAAACTTAATGGTTTCAGACTAAATCAATTCAGAGATGTTCCTTTGTCTGAATTAAAAGAACCACTGCAGAAAAAAACTTTTGATGACGGTTTTGAATTTGAATTATATCTTATAAAACCGGACTCTAGTGCATACATGATTTTTGAATATCCTAATTGGGATAAAAACATTATTTGGTCAATTCAATTATATGGAGATGATGAAAATATTGATCCTAATTTTAAAGGTTTAAAAATGGGAATGACAAAGGAGAGTGTTATAAAAAACATTGGACAACCTTCTAAAGTTACAAATGTTGGGGAATACGGAGAAATGTTAGAGTACGATAATTCAAATTATTCATTTGAAATTAATAAACAAAATAGATTGTCAAGCATTAAAATAAAAGAATTATACTCAAACTTCTTCCCTAAACCAAAAGCTGAAAAAATACCGAGTTTTAGTTCTTTATTAAAAAAACTAAAAGGAGACAACCAAGAGATTTCTGAAATTCTATCACCAGGACTTGAGATCTATAAAAATAATGAAACACTTTTTTTTAAACACTCTTGGAAAAACGAAATCGAAAATGATTTATCTGGAATCTACTCTCTCATCAGGGAATCCATACTTGAACTTGAAAAAGTTGATACTAAAAACTTAAATGAGTATGAAGAAAATATGAGATTTTCTCGAAATCAAGACATAAAACATGTTTTGAAATTCAAAAAGCACAAACAAATTCAAGAAATTGTAATGAAATGGGAATTCGGAAAATATTTGATATGGGAAATAAAACTAAAATAACTATGGGCAACAAGGCGTATAATTAATTGCGGCTGAATTTCCTCGGCGGAAATTCAATCTTATTAATTATCTTTCCGCAAAATCGGAAAATGACTCGTGTCCTTTTCCCGCAAAAAATCATACACAAATACGTTAACTATCATTGTCGAGAATTATGTGAAGTTCTCCTTTTGATAAATCAAAGTCAGTTTCAAAATTGTACTTTTCAACAATAATTTCAGCTTCTTCCTTTTTTTAGAGAACTAAACGTTTGATGGTTTGGCTCATTTGCCAATCTCCTAATTTCTTGATTGTCGGTTCTTGTTTTGTGTTTGAAAAATCTCTGGCTCGTTCCAATAACTTAGCTTACTTTTTACTTTTAAGTAGAACCTCATCGTATTTTTAGCCAATTCTCGCTGAACGTTCTGATCCGTTCTTTTTCTAAAAAAAGGCTATTTACAACAATCAAATTACGCAAACTAAATGCAAGTAAGGCTTTTGACTATTTATCTTTTATTGACTGACAATTGTTCTTGTTTATAAACATCTAGATTTGCATTCTGTCTCGTTTGCTTTCAGTGTAAAATTTTCTAAACGCTTTGAATTTTGGCTAGTGTTCTCCAACATTAGTTAACAGCGTGTATAAAAAATTGCTTCTTTCTCTATAAATCAAAAATTATATTTACTTTTAAATCATGTAAACGAATGAAAAATTGCTACTAAAAATCATCGCAACTTTTCATACACAATTACGTTGTAACCAATTGACGCAAAGATGACGTTAACTTGACGTAATCAGTGAATATGTTTCCGATATACATTTGCTGAAACATCAAATATTACGAATAATGGAAACAAAAAATTTAGGACAAAAATTAAAAGAATTAAGAGCAATCAGAGGAATGTCTCAAGAATATTTGGCAGAAGAGTCAAAAGTAAGTTTAAGAACAATCCAAAGAATTGAGAATAATGAATCCGAACCTACTGGAGAAACAGTTAAAAGAATAGCCAATGCTTTAGATGTGCAATTAACAGAACTGACTGGTTCTGATTTAGTCGCTGAAACAAACGATTTAAAAGCAACTATAATATTTCTAAAAAAACAGCTTTCGAAAACCAACGAAAAATCAGAAATCAAGACGTTTGAAAAATTCATAGCTATTTTACAGAGCCTAAAAGAAAAGGATTTGAGTCCTGAACAAATTGATGGAATTGAAAGCTACATTCAATTTCTGGAACTTGAAAAAATACCTTCATTTAGCAACGAAATGTTTAAACAGAAACTGACTAAATTTAAAAAGTACCTCAAAAACAAATTACATTTCGTTCCAAATAATTATTACACAACTTGGACAGCTAGTTTTGGACTTTCGTTTGCTGCTGGTTTTGCTGTTCAAAATAATTTAGATAATAGCATTAAGATTGGAGTAGTTTCAGTTGCTTTAGTAATAATTGGAATTGGAATAATAATGGATATTAGAATGAAAAGACAGGAACGTACATTTAGTTTCTAAAACAACTGGTTACAACAATGGCTATAAGTAATTGCTTATTCTCACCTACTTCTGAAAATCCGCAAGGATTTTCAGTTTGGTGTGTACTTGCAAAGTTAACTGCTATCCCACGCAACTACTCATAGCCAAACCGTTACCACACATTTGAAAAAAACGACATTGAATAAGACAAACTACATACTAATTCTTCTTTTGACTTTTACTAATCTATCAATTGGACAAAGTTTAGAAAGCATTTTTAAAAAGGAATATTCCGATTTCAAGAATAATCCAAACCTTGAAAAGCTTGAGGATAGCTTAAATATAAAGTTAAATTCATTAGATAAAGTGCTTAAATATGGAGAGTATAGTTCGCAGAAAAACTTAACCTTTTTTGAGTCGAGAATTCGTGAATTGTCAAAGAAACATTTTTCTGATGGAACAGGTTTAATTCTAACTTGGGGAACGAATGGTAATTGTGGTAGATATGGGGAATGGTTTGATGGATTGACATCAAAGTATGGATTTAAATATGGAAGTGTAAACTGTTCTTGTATTGTAGGCAATATCCCAGAATTAGTTGATAGCTATAATAAGTATTCAACAGAATTTTTAAATCAAAAAAACGGTAAGTCTTGGGAGAAAAAATTAGAAAGTGAAATACTAAATAAAAAAAGGAAAGTTGAGTTTGATTTTACCACACAGGAAATTGAAGAATTAACAGAACTACATCTCGAAGTCAGAGAATTGGTTGAATATCCAAAACAGATAAAGCAATTTTATAATCTCGAGATTTTGTATTTCAATATTAATAGTTTGTCAAAAATCGATGAATCCATTTGTCAACTAAAAAAGCTAAAGACTTTAGGATTGCATAGCAACAATTTCAAGAAGTTTCCAAAGGAAATTACTTGCCTAAAAAATCTGGAATATTTGGGAATAGATTTGAATAAACTTAAAAATATCCCTTCAGAAATAGGTCAATTAAAAAATTTGAAAAAGTTAGTAATCTCACAGAATCAGATAAAAGTACTTCCAATTGAATTTAATCAATTAGAAAGTTTAGAATGGTTTGATATTAGAGCAAATGAACTGTCTGATTTGCCAATAGGTTTTGAAAATTTGAAAAACCTTAAAACCCTAATTTTATGGGAAAATAAGTTTGAGACTATTCCAAGTTCAGTTTATAAGATGAAAGGCTTGGAAACAATTTTTATAAAATGGGGAAATAATATTTCAGAACAAGATATTTCTGAATTACAAAAAGCATTACCTAACACGAAAATCAAATAAAAACGTGTGGTAACAACGTATATAAAAAATAGCGGCTTAATCGCTTAATCGAAGGAAAATGAATAAATTAAAGGTCGGTTATAAGTCGAAAAGTTAGAGCGTAAAATCTGCTACTTTTCATATACAAGACCGTTGTATGTAATAAGTCCAACTTTTGGCTTTTAAATACACTTTTTGATTGTGATGAAGGATAGGTAAAACAGGATTAAAATTAACTAAACGTAAGAATGCAGTTTAGTCAAGCTTATCGATTGACATCGTATGAGAGTTACACTTTCAAATACGCATGCTAGCGTAAAAAGCTTGCCGAAATTAGAAGATTTTTTTGACAATGTCAAGTTTTAAAACGATAATTTTATTTAAATCAATGTTTTACAGCAAAGCAGAAAATCATTTTTCAGATAACAAACCATATCAGTCTGTGGTTGATATAATTCATAATCTTGAAAAAACAAGTGGATTTAAAGTAATCTGAATGTAGCGCCTGGACTGACTACGTAAATATAAAAACAGAAACTATAAGATTTTAGCTATATTTACTACAAACAACAACGTGTAAATTGCATTAAAACGCAACTTACACGAAACGTTAGCAAACATTACTCACTCGAAATCTGAAAGAACAAAAATTTTATTATTTGAAAAAAATACTTCTAATATTTATTTTTAGTTTTCTAACTAACATTTTGGTTTCGCAAGAAATCCAATCTGAATATGTGTATAAGAAAGAAAAGAAAAAACAGAAACCTAAAAGCAGAATTAAATGGAATTATGTCGATTCTGACAGTTTAGTACTTTATAAAGACGGTACTTTTCATAGAACAAAATTCTATCATTATCACG contains:
- a CDS encoding leucine-rich repeat domain-containing protein, with the protein product MKILKIQFSDNISSKLPENIGNLQHLKKLHILNTYFKEFPKWIFKLKKLENLMLRGNEIDTIPPEIKLLKHLKHFRFENTNLNNTPIEIRELKKLETLSFADNFKLKNFNESIINGNLKMLALTPSSIERKVIDKLKKEYPNLKIGKRYFK
- a CDS encoding PepSY domain-containing protein, whose amino-acid sequence is MEVLFHFIFQLIKIGILASVYSFILIGILLIVGKFKPNDYLKRVKSEKKKYWFSFGFLISIGLFIFSFTYWGNHGLGDGPMIPIGHWETIENTNWNEYGYLKGQKTSDGYDIETTRFKVVNDKLCGNLESWFYQFQNSYFVLNLKTDKIVEFKTESEFNEYAENNKLPKSNELLSFEENYRNRWGGIRFFLLP
- a CDS encoding helix-turn-helix domain-containing protein, giving the protein METKNLGQKLKELRAIRGMSQEYLAEESKVSLRTIQRIENNESEPTGETVKRIANALDVQLTELTGSDLVAETNDLKATIIFLKKQLSKTNEKSEIKTFEKFIAILQSLKEKDLSPEQIDGIESYIQFLELEKIPSFSNEMFKQKLTKFKKYLKNKLHFVPNNYYTTWTASFGLSFAAGFAVQNNLDNSIKIGVVSVALVIIGIGIIMDIRMKRQERTFSF
- a CDS encoding leucine-rich repeat domain-containing protein produces the protein MKKTTLNKTNYILILLLTFTNLSIGQSLESIFKKEYSDFKNNPNLEKLEDSLNIKLNSLDKVLKYGEYSSQKNLTFFESRIRELSKKHFSDGTGLILTWGTNGNCGRYGEWFDGLTSKYGFKYGSVNCSCIVGNIPELVDSYNKYSTEFLNQKNGKSWEKKLESEILNKKRKVEFDFTTQEIEELTELHLEVRELVEYPKQIKQFYNLEILYFNINSLSKIDESICQLKKLKTLGLHSNNFKKFPKEITCLKNLEYLGIDLNKLKNIPSEIGQLKNLKKLVISQNQIKVLPIEFNQLESLEWFDIRANELSDLPIGFENLKNLKTLILWENKFETIPSSVYKMKGLETIFIKWGNNISEQDISELQKALPNTKIK